The region TCCAGGCGCGGTGAGTAAATCTGACAAAATTAATGGCGTCGAGGTTGAATATCTGCCCCTAAAAAATATTTACTGGCCCTTTGATGATGAAGAAAAAGGGCGTTGGAAGAGGTTATTTTGGCATATCTTGGATAGCTATAACCCTTTGATGGCAAAGCAGGTTGAGGCCGAGATTGAAAAGTTTAAGCCAGAGGTTATACATACAAATAATCTAACAGGTTTCTCGGTTGCTGTTTGGCCGATGATAAAAAGAAAAAAAATAAAGCTCGTACATACTACCCGTGATTATTATTTATTCCATCCTAATACTACACTATTTAAAAACGGCCGGAACATGGATGAAAATAGCTTCTCCATTAAGGCCCTCTCATTTATTAAAAAACGGATGAGTCAATACGTTGATAGTTTTATCGGTATTAGCGAGTTCATTTCTGATTTTCATCAGAAAAATGGTTATGCGATCAACGCAAGCCACAGTCATGTGTATAATCCAATAAAAGTTGAGTCTTTGACCATCGATGAAAAAATCATTAAACGTGACTTTATTAGCGTTGGTTTCATTGGCCGATTGAGCGTAGTCAAGGGCTTCGATGATTTTTGCAATCTTGCCATGAAATATAAAAATGACCCTGATATAGTTTTTCGCGCCGCTGGGCGTTTTCATAATGACGACGAAGGTCGAGATATGGAGGCATTAGCTAATACTTCAGGCGTTGAACTACTGGGTTTTATTCCTGTGAATGAGTTTATGGCTAATGTTGATGCCGTCGTTCTTCCTATAAAGTGGAATGAGCCGTTCGGGCGAGTGGTTCTTGAGGCGGCACTAGCAGGAAAATCAGTATTTACAACATTTCGCGGTGGGGTAACTGAAATAGCCAAAATTTGCTCTGGTATTCATGAATTGAGCAATTTTAATCCGCAAGCAATCATTGAACACCAAAATCTTGCTTATAAAATCTCACTGCCTGCAGATTTTAATGTTGAAAAGGTGGCAGACAGATATGTAGAGGTCTATAGGAAATAGAATGAAGATATCACTAAAATCATTTTTCTCATCATATCTTTCATGGTACTTATTTTTTGTTTCTATCAGTGGTGTAGTTGCAGTTGTCGGCTATTCCACTAGTAGAACATTAATATTATATAAAGACGTTTTCGCTATACTTATTCCGTCTTTACTTCTGATTTCTTTTATTGTTTTACGACAAAAAATAGCTGCAAGCTTTCAATATTATTTCATTGTAATAATATTTGCATTAATATTTATCTTCACATTTGTG is a window of Serratia plymuthica DNA encoding:
- a CDS encoding glycosyltransferase family 4 protein, producing the protein MMKILIINTLYAPYKIGGAEVSVQLLAEQLVGNGHQVKVLCLHPGAVSKSDKINGVEVEYLPLKNIYWPFDDEEKGRWKRLFWHILDSYNPLMAKQVEAEIEKFKPEVIHTNNLTGFSVAVWPMIKRKKIKLVHTTRDYYLFHPNTTLFKNGRNMDENSFSIKALSFIKKRMSQYVDSFIGISEFISDFHQKNGYAINASHSHVYNPIKVESLTIDEKIIKRDFISVGFIGRLSVVKGFDDFCNLAMKYKNDPDIVFRAAGRFHNDDEGRDMEALANTSGVELLGFIPVNEFMANVDAVVLPIKWNEPFGRVVLEAALAGKSVFTTFRGGVTEIAKICSGIHELSNFNPQAIIEHQNLAYKISLPADFNVEKVADRYVEVYRK